Proteins co-encoded in one Schistocerca cancellata isolate TAMUIC-IGC-003103 chromosome 5, iqSchCanc2.1, whole genome shotgun sequence genomic window:
- the LOC126188769 gene encoding WAG22 antigen-like: MEGGVKGPSDRRGQSLHDTGEKVTKERGDWGGGERVGGRTRKGTGKEGRGLGGSGGERGLLGVGGGREGARRGNGGGEEGGGEGGKVAGDGGAGWWEGGWARRTGPCRRTRRGNRVVLHKGRDHRASLMGAKHFNFRAALVVARVGATTASTGGGDFPWFGTGGGLMATGALDTAHRTSAVTRIVRQALAPVANENEAPGTGLLDGDRTSVDGRESQEDSVFWRVVGRDKVEGGGEFGAGRDDTRNDSWGDVEGKQRLPEVGVGIFEGQAADNNPEPP, translated from the coding sequence ATGGAGGGGGGCGTCAAGGGCCCCAGTGATCGCAGAGGTCAAAGCCTCCACGACACTGGAGAGAAGGTCACCAAAGAACGGGGGGactggggaggaggggagagggtggggggaaggACCAGGAAGGGCacggggaaggaggggagggggctggGAGGGAGCGGGGGTGAACGGGGCTTGCTGGGGGTAGGGGGAGGGCGGGAGGGCGCCAGGAGGGGGAATGGGGGtggtgaggaggggggtggggagggggggaaggttGCAGGAGATGGGGGGGCGGGATGGTGGGAAGGAGGATGGGCCAGGCGGACGGGACCATGCAGGAGGACCCGCAGAGGCAACCGCGTGGTGCTCCACAAGGGAAGGGACCACAGAGCGTCGCTGATGGGCGCGAAACACTTTAATTTTAGGGCAGCCCTGGTAGTTGCCCGTGTGGGCGCCACCACAGCGAGCACAGGTGGGGGGGACTTCCCGTGGTTTGGAACAGGAGGCGGACTCATGGCCACCGGCGCACTTGACACAGCGCACCGCACGAGTGCAGTCACTCGCATAGTGCGCCAGGCCCTGGCACCGGTAGCAAATGAGAATGAGGCGCCGGGAACGGGGCTTCTCGATGGTGACCGGACATCGGTTGATGGCAGGGAGAGTCAGGAGGACTCTGTTTTCTGGCGTGTCGTCGGCAGAGACAAAGTAGAGGGGGGTGGGGAGTTTGGTGCGGGGAGAGACGACACGCGAAATGAcagctggggtgatgttgaggGCAAGCAGCGCCTCCCGGAGGTCGGCGTCGGAATATTTGAAGGGCAGGCCGCGGACAACAACCCGGAGCCACCTTGA